A genome region from Halarchaeum grantii includes the following:
- a CDS encoding lysine N(6)-hydroxylase/L-ornithine N(5)-oxygenase family protein has product MTDGEDAPVRDVVGVGLGPFNLGLAALLDGVAEDVDAVFLEREAEFNWHEGMLLDGTTLEVPFLADLVTLADPTSEHSYLNYLRETGRIYEFYFYETFQIPRREYNDYLRWVVERLDAPAFRREVVDVRWADADASAADTGAGADAPGHYVVTARDPETGERDTYRGRHLALGIGSRPHVPEHLRGHPDADVFHTAAYRHTRERVLDADSVTVVGSGQSAAEVVADLLERQPEHDYRLDWLTRSEGFFPMEYSKLGLQHFSPEYAQYVYDLPQSTTDDLVANQDLLYKGVDPETSAAIYDLLYRRSIGTADPDVGLFAMTDVRDIAAVDGGYALDCHQWQAEESFVHESEVVVLGTGYERPVPGFLDPLEDDIAWDDRGRFEVTADHRLDVDLPGDVFLQNADLHTHGVGAPDLGLGAHRNATFVNRLLGRDAYPDDVDTVFQDFSVDAFVERAPGASRDGSETTVTTTDPDR; this is encoded by the coding sequence ATGACCGACGGCGAGGACGCGCCGGTTCGCGACGTCGTCGGAGTCGGGCTCGGGCCGTTCAACCTCGGGCTCGCCGCGCTCCTCGACGGCGTCGCCGAGGACGTCGATGCGGTCTTCCTCGAACGCGAGGCCGAGTTCAACTGGCACGAGGGGATGCTCCTCGACGGGACGACGCTCGAAGTGCCGTTCCTCGCGGACCTCGTGACGCTCGCCGACCCGACGAGCGAGCACAGCTACCTCAACTACCTCCGCGAGACGGGGCGCATCTACGAGTTCTACTTCTACGAGACGTTCCAGATACCGCGCCGCGAGTACAACGACTACCTCCGGTGGGTCGTCGAGCGCCTCGACGCGCCCGCGTTCCGACGCGAAGTCGTCGACGTCCGCTGGGCGGACGCCGACGCGAGCGCCGCCGATACCGGCGCTGGTGCCGACGCGCCCGGCCACTACGTCGTCACCGCACGCGACCCCGAGACGGGCGAACGCGACACCTACCGGGGTCGGCATCTCGCGCTCGGCATCGGCTCGCGCCCGCACGTCCCCGAGCACCTCCGGGGCCACCCCGACGCGGACGTCTTCCACACGGCGGCCTATCGACACACCCGCGAGCGCGTCCTCGACGCCGACTCCGTGACCGTCGTCGGCTCCGGGCAGAGCGCCGCCGAGGTCGTCGCGGACCTCCTCGAGCGCCAACCCGAGCACGACTACCGCCTCGACTGGCTCACCCGCTCGGAGGGCTTCTTCCCCATGGAGTACTCGAAGCTCGGCCTCCAGCACTTCAGCCCGGAGTACGCCCAGTACGTCTACGACCTCCCCCAGTCGACGACGGACGACCTCGTCGCGAACCAGGACCTCCTCTACAAGGGCGTCGACCCGGAGACCAGCGCGGCCATCTACGACCTCCTCTACCGGCGCTCCATCGGCACCGCCGACCCCGACGTCGGCCTCTTCGCGATGACCGACGTCCGCGATATCGCCGCCGTCGACGGCGGCTACGCGCTCGACTGCCACCAGTGGCAGGCCGAGGAGTCCTTCGTCCACGAGAGCGAGGTCGTCGTCCTCGGCACGGGCTACGAGCGCCCCGTCCCCGGCTTCCTCGACCCGCTCGAGGACGACATCGCGTGGGACGACCGCGGGCGCTTCGAGGTGACCGCCGACCACCGCCTCGACGTCGACCTGCCGGGCGACGTCTTCCTCCAGAACGCCGACCTCCACACCCACGGCGTCGGCGCGCCCGACCTCGGCCTCGGCGCCCACCGGAACGCGACGTTCGTGAACCGCCTGCTCGGCCGCGACGCCTACCCGGACGACGTCGACACCGTCTTCCAGGACTTCTCCGTCGACGCCTTCGTCGAGCGCGCGCCCGGCGCCTCCCGCGACGGGAGCGAGACGACCGTGACTACCACCGACCCCGACCGATGA
- a CDS encoding GNAT family N-acetyltransferase encodes MTDPTLTVNDDYDYRTYDRDIDRQLAFRPASESRDLGRLHRWLGSEHVQPYWELDLPLPAFRERLREKLADDHLTPYIGCLDHVPMSYWECYWAAEDDVAAHYDADPADRGVHLLIGPTEYLGQGYAVPLLRAVTAMQFRHPETDRVVAEPDARNDAARRVFEHCGFRDEGAFRFEEAGKDARLLVCERERFERDVAPTPASGGGER; translated from the coding sequence ATGACCGACCCGACACTCACCGTCAACGACGACTACGACTACCGCACCTACGACCGCGACATCGACCGCCAGCTAGCGTTCCGGCCGGCGAGCGAGTCCCGCGATCTGGGGCGTCTGCATCGCTGGCTCGGGAGCGAGCACGTCCAGCCCTACTGGGAGCTCGACCTGCCGCTGCCCGCGTTCCGCGAGCGCCTCCGCGAGAAGCTCGCCGACGACCACCTCACGCCCTACATCGGCTGTCTCGACCACGTCCCGATGAGCTACTGGGAGTGCTACTGGGCCGCCGAGGACGACGTCGCCGCGCACTACGACGCCGACCCCGCCGACCGCGGCGTCCACCTCCTCATCGGCCCCACCGAATACCTCGGGCAGGGCTACGCCGTCCCGCTGTTGCGCGCCGTCACCGCGATGCAGTTCCGCCACCCCGAGACCGACCGCGTCGTCGCCGAACCCGACGCCCGGAACGACGCCGCGCGTCGCGTCTTCGAGCACTGCGGCTTCCGCGACGAGGGCGCGTTCCGCTTCGAGGAAGCCGGGAAGGACGCCCGCCTCCTCGTCTGCGAGCGCGAGCGCTTCGAGCGCGACGTCGCGCCCACGCCGGCCTCGGGAGGTGGCGAGCGATGA